A genomic segment from Neobacillus sp. YX16 encodes:
- a CDS encoding alpha/beta fold hydrolase: protein MMSKEFEVTIPGQFPLAATLTIPEGSNEKYPLVVMVHGSGPTDRDSNAKGMPMNIFKELSEVVAEEGFASIRFDKRGVGASKGDYYETGVQDLIDDTQAVLEFAKKHPNIDRENVILLGHSEGSILVPFVNEKVPVDGIILLAGTAEPLAETMTWQREAIMNDVKSVKGFQGWILRLLKVDKKITKMQDDLIKALLASDEPVIKFKGKKINAKWNREHVHFDVSQPLQKVTCPVLAITGTKDVNVKVSDLVKIKALVPGECETHIIQDMTHLLRKTDVEYSISKIMNHNKKSLKHPMDSELKDIISNWLRNWMGRQAKIDKSEMLVK, encoded by the coding sequence ATGATGAGTAAAGAGTTTGAAGTGACAATACCAGGACAATTTCCATTAGCCGCAACATTAACAATCCCAGAAGGCAGCAATGAAAAATACCCTTTAGTTGTGATGGTTCACGGAAGTGGTCCAACAGATCGGGATTCCAATGCGAAGGGAATGCCAATGAATATTTTTAAGGAATTAAGTGAAGTAGTGGCTGAAGAGGGGTTTGCGAGCATTCGTTTTGATAAACGAGGAGTAGGAGCAAGTAAAGGGGACTATTATGAAACAGGAGTGCAGGATTTAATAGACGACACACAGGCTGTTTTAGAATTTGCTAAAAAGCATCCAAACATAGACAGAGAGAATGTGATATTACTAGGACATAGTGAAGGTAGTATTTTGGTGCCATTTGTAAATGAAAAAGTTCCAGTTGACGGAATCATACTTCTTGCAGGAACCGCTGAACCTCTAGCAGAAACCATGACATGGCAGCGTGAGGCAATCATGAATGATGTTAAATCTGTAAAAGGGTTTCAAGGCTGGATACTTCGTTTATTAAAAGTAGATAAAAAAATCACAAAAATGCAGGATGATTTAATAAAGGCGCTGCTCGCATCGGATGAGCCGGTTATAAAGTTTAAAGGGAAAAAGATTAACGCGAAATGGAATCGAGAGCATGTACACTTTGATGTTTCACAACCATTACAAAAGGTCACTTGTCCAGTGCTGGCTATTACCGGTACAAAGGATGTAAACGTAAAGGTCAGCGACCTAGTAAAGATCAAAGCACTTGTACCAGGTGAATGTGAAACACATATTATTCAAGATATGACCCATTTGCTTCGTAAAACAGATGTTGAATACAGTATAAGCAAAATCATGAACCATAATAAAAAGTCGCTGAAACACCCCATGGACTCTGAACTAAAAGATATAATTAGTAATTGGTTAAGAAATTGGATGGGTAGACAGGCGAAAATTGATAAATCCGAAATGCTGGTAAAATGA